The Desmodus rotundus isolate HL8 chromosome 2, HLdesRot8A.1, whole genome shotgun sequence region AGCCCCCCTTCCCACCATTTTTATGTTTAGCagtgaatgcctactatgtgccaggcattgtgctgcgGACACAGCAGTCGACAAGACACAGtacctgccctcctggagcctaTAATCTGGTTCATACCATAACTGTGTTAGTATCTATTCAAGTACTCATCACATTCAATTATAATTGCCAAACGCTTCTAACTGAATTTCTATAACCTATTTGGACCTCCTTACTATTATTCAAATTGGGAAGAATCCACTATAACAGTGGTTTACAAACTTTATTGCACATTAGAATTACCTGGGTGaatggggagcttttaaaaatcctgatgccCAGGCCAAAACTCATACCATTAAGTCAGAATCTCGGGCgtgattctattttaaaaatataatttaacaattctatttttaaaagcttccagGTCATTCCCGTATGCAGTCAAGTTTGGCTAGGCTGGGGAGCTATGCCATATATTCAACATGCTCATTCCCATGTGCATGCGGGCCTCTACAGATTACAGTCTCCTTTGCCAAGAATATTCACCCTGGTTTTCTCTATTCATTTATCCTTCTGAAGTCTCACCTCCTTTAACTGAAGTTTTTTTGGATCATTCCTGTGTACACTGAACCGAACTACCTGAGCTACAGCTTTTTGAAATTACTCAGTTGTACCTTGATTTACACAATTCtattcttttcccccctccagaACCACATTTTACAACCACCTCTATTTACTAGTTATTTTGAGAACATCTaatattcctaaaatattttttccagctaAGAAAACATCTTATACTTTTGCTTCCTAAAGTATTCAGCAAAGCACTGATCAGCAAATGGATGACATTCAATAAACATCTTTTAATCTGTCAATGCTTGATAAAGGGCTACATGTAATAGTCTGAAAACTCCCCTTTGGTCAATAACTGAATCTCACAAATATAATGTGTacagaagccagatgcaaaagaacATTTGCTGGAATATTCCCTATACAGAAATCTAAAGAGCAGCAAAAGTAATCTATGTACTGGAAGTGAGAAAACAAGGAAAGGGGAAGTAATTGGTAGGAGGTGAGGAGGATGCCTCTGGGATGCTGGTTGCACGGGTGTTTTCACCATGAGATAATTCACTGAGCTGTACATTCACTGACTTGTACACttttctatgtgtatatttatttcaacagaaaagtttttaaaaatctaagaatcACTTAAAAGAATCCACATAACCATCTCCTTTTCCAAAATAACCTATTCCTtacaaatttacaaattaaactaaTCTGACaccttaaaaatataagaaaatgaacTATTTATGAAATggcctgaaaaataaatattaaagaaactgaagtttcAAACCAGAGTCTGGTTAAGGTGGCAAAGAATACCACCTTTAAGCCTGGGGACATATACCTAAAATAAATCTTATATTCTAATTCAgattaaaaagaagaggaagaagaaggagaagaagaagccGCTGCCGCCAAACCTGCACATCTAGTCGCCATTCAAGGCTGTGGTAACTGGGAAAGTCTGGTGCCAATTCACTAAGAATAGTTCTGATCTCCTTTCTGTTGTCCAGATACAGCTGAAGCAACAATTTGTTCAATTCTTCAGAGAATCCCAGAACAAAAATAGAGTCTTGGAAATCCAGTTCAGAAATCTAAAATGAATTAACAGAATATGAGAATTTACCTTTGTCTAGTAAACGCTAAAACAGTTGATATACACAAAAGAATATGAAATCCCCTAATTCTTTTCTGTCTAGTAAAAGAATCAGCACCCTTTAATAAAAGGCAATCCTTGCCcactattttaaaatctgaatttctgatatataaaaatactaaagtataaaaaagaattattaaaattagcaattttctctcctatttttcaTCATCAAGCCAGATACTGCTAATATGCAAACACAAAGTACAATAAATCATTGTTCTCCCTCCTCTTAGGATACATACTATCGTATGTGGTTCAGTAACACGCAGAATAATAGGCAACTCTAATTTACACTAACATGAGGTGTTCATGACAGCAGACTGTTACAGTCATATTGTTTAGGCATGGCTTCACCAAATCAGTTATAAACCATTAACAACGTTACTGAAATAAGTAGGTACCTGCCAGGGCTATGACATGACCTTCTTAAGTTCGGCTAATATTGTACAAGACAGTCTATAGGAGCCCTTACCATGAGCTTTGAGCTTTCAGTGAGGAGATAGGTTAATCCTTCCACGCCATGCTGGACAGTGTCACGACTCACATTGAGTTTTCCTGAGGAAGAAAGTAAAAGTGAGCAAATACATTACTGTGTGATATTTATCCTTTTATTCAACCtcttatttatgaataaatatcatccattattccattttttttcaaacactgCAATTAATGAGTTGGTAATACCCTCCTGTTCGTTCTCAGTGTCAGCCAAATGTTTGCAGTATTTTCCATCTTCTAACCTTTACTCCCAGAGACTAGTACCAGGGGCACATCCTTCTCTTGGAGGCACCGTTCCTTCAAGCCTGGCAGAAGAGTCCCTCAACATGGACTGACTTAATCTGAGAAACTGCCCCTGGTCCAGCGGGAAAAAAACAGTACTTCGACAAAAGAAGATGTGTGCACAACTAGTAATAACTACACACTTACTGGACTATTCCACACACTTTGCTGGAAGTCAGTCTTATAGTATCTCTGGCAGATGGTAGTATGTCGATTTTACACACGAAGAAGTCCACTtaacagaaactttaaaaatctctcaGCTACTTAGGAAACCTGCAGGATGTGCGCCCTGACTGAAGAGcccttctgggttttttgggttttttttttaattgttgttcaattacagttgtgtgccttttctccccacccctccccccaaccccagccaaaccatttccctcccccccgcccacctccaccctcccccttggttttgtccatgtgtcctttatagtagttcctgaaaaccctctccccactatcccctccccactcccctctggctattgttactaaaataagccaggcagggagggagaaataccatatgatctcacctttaactggaacataatcaacaaaagaaaaaagcaaacaaaatataaccagagacattgaagacCTCTGGTTTCATTCTGCAACAATAGGATCAAGACCCTGGGAGTCGCAAAAACCCCTTTCTCCCCAGCACTACACAGAATGGCTAGTACTTCCACCGCGCagcccgcaggcccgcgcccctCCCCTTCTTACTGGCGGCGCCGTCGTATATCTTGGGGTTCGAGCCTCGCCTCAGGAACTCCACCGCAATCCGACCAAACTCGGCGACCACTGCAACGGAAGCCAGGAGATCATGAGAAACGGGCGCTCCCTCTGCGTCCTTCCCCAGACCACAGAACACCACCCGCCGCTGCCGCGTCCCCTGACCCGAGCTGTCCACTTGCGGCAGGAAGGCCAGGTGTTCCTTGTGCTCCTCCGACAGGTCCAGCAGCATCTTCGCTTGGCGGCCAATTTCAACCGCAGCGCTGACCCCGCCCTCCCCACTTCCGGATACCGAGTCCTAGCGCGAAAAAGCTCCGGCGCCTCAGCATCCCGAGCTTTGTGTTCCGGCCTGTGGTGGTCTTACATTCTAGCGCCCCTGCGGTGCGTGCCTGGTCGGGGGCTGGGGCGTCGGGTTAGAAGGTTCGTTCGTAAATCTCTCTCTCAGATGCAGCCCCCCCGGGGTGAAAGGTGCTAGGATTTGTTGGAGACAAAAGATGTTTAAAATCCGATAACCCCCCTCCCGGGGAATTTACGTTTATAATGTCAAGAGCTAACAGTTATTAAGGACGGCGTCAGGGACTATCCTTACCATTATTGTTCCccttaaagataaggaaactgggaAGTCAAGCAACTGGAACTAAGATTTATAGAGCTATTAGTTTGCACAGAGCTCTGGTATATGTTAGTTTATTTAATGTATCTTATTTGATATGTTCAGTAGCCGTTAACTTGttcttacagatgaagaatcaAAGCTCCAAAATGACCTAATAAGCCAGTGTTAGAGCTGGAAGGAGAGGATCAGATCCCTCAACCACGTGTTCAAAAGCCCATCATTCTACACAGCAGGCCAAAAGCTGAAGGTGTGTAACAAGTTCTTGGAGTGATTATAAATTAGGATAAAGATGATGATGCCTGAAAGGATTAATGTTTGCAGAGCTCAGGACAATTAACTTTTTTGTGTTGAGTACGGTGTGAGAATTCTGGTTTTTTCCCCCCATCTGTCTCTTCTCACCTGCTGTGGTTCAAATGTAAGAGACTACAGAGTTGCTAACTGATAGGAACATGACTCTCCAAATCTCCCCCctttgtgtgtggtggggagaaaCCTAGAGAGAGACATTTCTTATCTATCTTATATCTAGGGACTGAGACATCTCTTTCTACACTGGGCAGAGTGAAACTTGGAAGTTCCTCAGCGGTGCACTGTGTCTACCTTGTCCCTCACATCGGACTGAAATTGAAGTCCTTTGTTTCCTccaggggagggggcacagaAAAGCAAATCCTTGAACTAACTTGCTGTAGTAGTTAGGTCTGGAAGAAGCATGTGCACAGAGAGTGTAATTTTTACCTAGACTGTAAGTTGCAGATCAGCAAAAAGAGCATTATTTCCTGAAGAAGCCTTTATTCATACATTATTGAGAAAATGCCCATTATTTAAGAATACTTTTAAGGAAAAGTGAAATCTTGATTTTTCTACAAATATATGATGAACACACATCAAAGACTGTATTGAAATCATGAGTTAGTAAGGAAATCAGTACAGTTACGGTAACAAGTAGTTTCAATGGATTCAAAGGAGATATTCCAAAACAATACATATGAAGGAGGACCCtcccaaaaccagaattatcttctggagggtgggccccttgtagtgcaggctttccccaccaggtgagtgttctaggaacccatctgtatcagtgtaccagttggcgtggctgtgagaggctgagttcagcttcagtgaatttttttgaagactctttcaatatgTTTGCCCATTTTCATATGAGTGATTTGCGAGAGcacctcccccactgccctgagtgttcagcagttgtTGACTAGAAAATGGCatggcccctgtgccccaccctccctattcacacGATTTCACCCCAagcgacttttttttttgtttccttagatgaaaaaagtcctcaaagaaaaatgttttgccaatgtggaagaggtgcaagaaaaaacagcagaagcactaaaaagtatcaaaattgaggagttcagaaactgttttaagcagtggaaaaaacatctcaataggagTAGtccatcaaatggagagcactgtgaaggtaactgaagtttaaatacaaatttttataaataaattctgttttttcatgTTCCCCCTTCATATACAGATGTTCCTCAACTTATGAGGGGGTATTGTCCCGATAAACCCACTTTATGTTGAAAATATCGTAAGTAGCCCTGTacgggtggctcaattggttggagcgtcgtccagAACACCAGAAGGTTGCGGGTTCTTTCCCAATCAGGGAAAATACCTACGTTGCATGTTccattcctggttggggcacatatgggagacaactgatcgatgtttctccctctctctaaaatcaataaaaacatatcctcgggtgaagattataaaatatgtgtatatcacgctctggccagtgtgactccATTGGATGTCCTCCTGCAGACTGAAGAgatatgggttcgattcccggtcaggtcacgtgcctgggtccgtttggtccccagttggagtgtgtgctggaggcaactgatcaatgtgtctcttcctctctttctccctcccttcccctctctctggaatccataaaagaaaaaaatttaaataaaaaatgtatatcgTAGGTCAAAGTGCATTTTAAACACCTAACCTACCAAACATCATAGCCTAGTTGAAGTGTTCTTAAacgtgctcagaacacttacagtAGCCTGCAGTTGGGGAAAATTATCTAActcaaagtttattttataataaaatgttgaatatCTCATGTAATTGATTGAACACTGTAttgaaagtgaaaaacagaatggTTACATGGGTATGCACCATTAAGATACGCAGCTGAAAGCACACTGGGCCTGAAGAATATTTGAAGCACTGAGCTGAAACAAAAACGCTGGCAACACAGTGCAGAGTGTTGGCTGTTCACCCTCGCAATCTCATGGCTGACAGGGAGCATCACCAGGGAGCATCGGACTGCATATCGCTAACCCAgggaaaaatcaaaattcaaaatttgaagtatGGTTTCTACTGAATTCTTAGCACTTTATCACCATTGTGAAGTTGAAGAAATCAAAAGTCGAACCATTGTATATAGGGGACTgtgtatagggaataagaagtgcTAAAATGAATTTCTATAAATAGATACAATAGTATACTAATATGATATAATCTTTCTTCCCTGTGACGAAGTAGGGGCAGGGGAGGTGAAGGTAGAAATAGGAAGTAGCAGGATGGGATGGCCAAAGAAGGGAGTCAGGAAGCCATGTTATAGCTGGTGGAAACCAGCCTGGAGTTAAAACTCCCCAGCTAACTTAGAGCGTGACTGCTGTCAAATGTGATGTCGTCTAGAGGAAATtacctgaataaaaaaaaaaatcaaagatctaGATTCTAGATCTGGCTCTGTTACTTACTAAGTGTAGGGCCACCAACACCTTGTTTTTATGTGTTATACAGTTAGCTTCTTCATTTGTAGAATGGTTATTTTAATGACTACCCTTTTGTACCATGCATAAACTAATAAATTCACATTAAGAAATTGATGTTGATGATCAAATAAAGCAATCAATTAGCATGAAGCAATTGAaggatttttaaattgaagtgtttatattttataggAGGAGATTTTATATGTAGAAATCATTGAGAATTCCATGTGCATGTTCATCCTAAAATtcattcaattcaacaaatatttatagagcagTTGCTCAAAGGTTCAAGCATATTCTATGCCTTGGCAATTTGGAGTTCAATAAAACAATGCCCTTTCCCCCTAGAAGATGACAGTTCAGTGAGGGAGACAATTAAGTAATTTCAGTACAGTGTAGTGAGTGGTAATGCttgaagaataaacaaaataacatgGAAGCACAGAGAAGGTGGCAGTTTCAATAAGACACAGGCTTAGAATACATGTTCCATGGTATCCTGTACATGCTAATAATTATGCTTTGCAATTGTATAACATTATAAGTATATAATATCTTAATGTTATTTCATTGTACATCTTAAGTAAGCCATCTTCTTAACCTATTCTATTTCTGGAGCTaaagtaaagaaagaataaatactcGGTACTTTTTCAGTTGATTCTGTCAGAGAACATTGTTCCATATCAATTGCCCTGTCACATTTCCTCCTCGTGTTTCTTTCTCTATCAGCATCCCTTTCCTCTTGTATTTCCCCacattcctttctccttcttagGCATTTCAGCTTCAGAATCACTGCACCAGGCATTTCCTTGGGTGTTTCAgtgatacataaaatattttcatccctGCAAAGAATCACAGTTCAGTTCAGCAGACTGTTAAGgacctgagatttaaaaaaaaaatttactcactttttaaattggattacaAACTGCATATAAAAAGGGTACAgataaaaaatactttgtgttGAATTTTCTCAAGTCGAACACACCTATTAACCTAGATGAAACACTCTTCATCTAGTTATCACTAGAAACACGTTATCAGTAGCTCAGAACCTCGGCCGTGCCCTCTTCTAGTCACTCTCTCCTCTTCGCTCTGCATGGATCTAACACACAGGAGCTCACACGTGCTGCCTTGCGGCGTCTCTTTCCCATCAtcctcatgttttcttttatattaaccTTATACTTGCCCCAACCTCCTAGTATTTGACTAagaatttaaacttattttaaaagtgagCTTTAAATTGTAGGTGTCTCTGGCTGTTGTAAgagaatctattttttaaaacttcctagCAAAtagaataaaaccaaaatatttaggaaaaaaattaacaaaaggtTTGCAAAAT contains the following coding sequences:
- the COMMD2 gene encoding COMM domain-containing protein 2 isoform X1 — encoded protein: MLLDLSEEHKEHLAFLPQVDSSVVAEFGRIAVEFLRRGSNPKIYDGAARKLNVSRDTVQHGVEGLTYLLTESSKLMISELDFQDSIFVLGFSEELNKLLLQLYLDNRKEIRTILSELAPDFPSYHSLEWRLDVQREGEKHRLVASRTGTKPATQAYAISRNQTGDLLLYKMTSNQPWMTSMPHQSGNYHKRFLTEVDYSAYGKKTCQVKTRIKD
- the COMMD2 gene encoding COMM domain-containing protein 2 isoform X2 gives rise to the protein MLLDLSEEHKEHLAFLPQVDSSVVAEFGRIAVEFLRRGSNPKIYDGAARKLNVSRDTVQHGVEGLTYLLTESSKLMISELDFQDSIFVLGFSEELNKLLLQLYLDNRKEIRTILSELAPDFPSYHSLEWRLDVQLASRSLRQQIKPSVTIKLHLNQNGGRNTQVLQTDPATLLHLVQQLDQALEEMKTNHCRRVVRNIK